The Flavobacteriales bacterium genome contains the following window.
TGCGGATGCCGATGGTCGTGTCGAGCGCGACGTTGTAACGGAGGTCCGAAGGCAGGTCCTTCTTGATCTGTTCCACGCGTTGGTAGAACTCGTCCACGATGGCCACGTAGTTGCTCCCGGGCAGTGGGGTGATGGCCACGGCCACTTGCGCCACGCCGCCGTTTCCGCGCAGGAGCGAGCGTTCGTTCTCCGGTCGTAGTTCGGCGTTGCCGATGTCCTTCAGGCGCACCACGGGGCCGCCGTCATCGCGGATGATGAGGTTGTTGAACTCCTCTGCGGTGGTGAGGCGACCGAGCGTGCGGATGCTGAGTTCGGTGTTGAAGCCTTCGATGCGTCCGCTGGGCAGCTCCACGTTCTCGCGGTTCAGCGCGTTGCGCACGTCCACGGGCGTCACGTTGAACCCGGCCATCTTCAGCGGCTCCAGCAGCAGCTTCATGCTGTACTTCTTGTCGCCCCAGATGTTGATGGCGCTTACACCGGGGATCGTCTGCAGGCGCTCCTTGAACACATCGTTCGCGATCTGCGAAAGCTCCAGCAAGTTGCGCTGATCGCTCTGGATGGTCATCGACACGATGGGGTTGCTGTCCGCATCGCTCTTCGCCACGATGGGCGGGTCCACATCCAGCGGCAGGTTGCGCAAACTGCGGCTCACGCGGTCGCGCACGTCGTTGGCGGCGGCCTCCAGGTCCACGTCCAGCTCGAACTCCACGGTGATGGTGCTGCGACCATCGCTGCTCACGCTGGTGAGCGTGCGGATACCCGCGATGCCATTGATGCTCTCCTCCAGCACCTCGGTGATCTGGCTCTCGATGATGTCCGCGTTTGCGCCCACGTAGTTGGTGGTGACCGTGATGATCGGCGGATCAACGCTCGGGTATTCGCGCACGCCGAGGAACCCGAACCCGATGGCGCCGAAGAGCACGATCAGGATCGAGATCACCGATGCGAGCACCGGGCGGTTGATGCTGACGGAGCTGATGTTCATGAACGGCGCAGCTCAGGGTGAATGGTGAATGGGAATTGGTGAATGGGGTTCATGGTGCAACTATTCGCCATTCACTATTCGCCATTCACTTCTTTGGTCTCTGCTTGTCTTGTCAACGCCCGCACGGCGGCACCATCGCGCAAGGCCAGCAGACCGGTCACGATCACGGAATCACCGGCTTGCACGCCGCTGGTCAGTTGCACGCTGTTCGCTGAACGGTTGCCGAGTTGCACCCGCGCGCTCACGGCCTTGCCGCCTTTCATCAGGAGCACTTTCTGTCCTTGGATGTCGGGGATCAGCGCTTCGGCGGGGATCACCAGTGCGTCGTTGATGCGTTCCAAGCGCACATCCACTTTCGCGAAGGCGCCGGGGATCAGCCTGCCGTCCTTGTTCGCGCTGCGGGCACGGACCTTCACGGTGCGCGTGGCGGCATCCACGCTGGGGTCCACGGCGTACACGGCGCCAGCATAGGTCGCGGTATCGCCCTCCAGTGTGAAGGTGATCGCGGCACCCGGCCTCATGGTGCGACCATAACGCTCCGGCACCGCGAACTCGATCTTCATCGGGTCCGTTTGCTGCAATCGAGCGATGATGGTGTTGCTCGCCACGTAGCCGCCTTCACTCACACTGCGCAGGCCCACCTTGCCGCTGAACGGCGCGCGGATGGTGCTCTTCGCGATGCGCGCGCGCAGGTCGTCGGCATCCGCTTGCAGACCCGCCAAGGCCGCTTGAGACGCATCGTATTGCTCCTGACTGATGCCGCTCACCGCCAGCAATTGCTTCTTGCGGCCCTCGTCGTCGGTGGCCAGTTTCAGGTTGGCCTCTGCCTTGCGCAATTGCGCTTGTAGCTCATCGTCGTTGATGCGCACCAGCACCTGCCCGGCGCCCACGCTGCCGCCCTCCTCGAAACCGATCTGCGTGATACGTCCGGCGAGTTCGCTCACCAGTTCCACCTCCTCGTTCGCCATCAACGTGCCGGTGGTGGTGATCGCATTGTCCAGCGGCTCGCCTTTCAGCACATGCACCTGCACGGCCATCGGCGGCATTGGTCCGCCCCCCGCCGCTTGCTCTTCACTTCCACCACACGCTGCAAGCAGCAAGGGAACGGCCAATCCGATCGTCGTTGTGCGCATCATGCATTCACGCGTTTGGTGGTCACCACGGCAGGTGGGTTCTCGCCACGCAGGTTCTTTACCGTCATCATCAGTTGTTCCAGGAACACGGTGCGGTCCGCCTTCTTCAGGCCCTTCATCGCCTCCTCGTTCAGTTCCTCGTAGGCCTTGCGGATCGCCTTCACCGCAGGGCGCGCCTTGGGCGTCAGCTTGATCAGGTACTTGCGGCGGTCGCCTTCGCAATCGCAACGCTCCACGTAGCCCTTCTCGCCCAGGTGGTCCAGCGCGCGCGTCATCGCCACCTTGTCCAGGTTCAGGCGGTCGGCCAATTCCTGCTGGCTCAGCTTGCCTTCCGCCTCCTCGATGGTCAACAGCACGTAGAACCAGTGCGTGATGTCCAGGTGCGCCAGCTTTTCCTGTAGCCGGGCGAAGTATTGGTGCGCCGCGATGGAACACCAGTAGCCAAGGGAGGAGGTGGGCATGACCGTTGCGTTCGTAATGGTTACAAATGAAACGAATGCTTTGTTCACGATTGAATTGCATATTGTTAAGAGTTGGGAAATTGGAGGTGCAGGGCTTTACCCGACTGTTGGTCCAGGGAGCCGCGTGAGGGACATGAGCGGAAAGCCCGGAGCGAGGAACGAGCGAGGACTTATTCTATGACCTGAGCAAGCCAATGGGCAGGTTTTTTTTCAGGCATGAGGAACTCCAGGCATGGGTCAAGAGCTTTTGATGCCCTCGACCCATGTTATGCCTGTCGTACATCGGACCTATCCCTGGCAGGTTGCTCCTCAGCAGAGCCTGCTTCCGTTTCGGCCCGACGCACAAGTCTACGCAGCGGCCGGTTCCGTTCTGCGCACGAATGGCGTACCCCGTTCGATCACGGCGCAGATGCGGTGGATGAGCTTGTTGCGGATGGCGTTGAGCACGCTCATCTTGTGCTTGCCTTCGGCCACCTTGCGCTTCCAGTAGTCCTGCAATTCGCCTTTGCGTGCCGTGCATCCCACAGCCGCCATGTGCAGCAGGTACTTCAAAGTGGGCTGCGCTTGTTTGGAGACGCGCGTTTTGCCTCGGATGCTGGAGCCGGAGCTGTACTCGAAGGGTGCCACCCCGGCGTGGCAGGCCAGCTCGCGCGCGGTCTTGAAGCGCAGGAAGCCCTCGGTGAGTGCCAGCAGATGCGCTGCCAACACGGGGCCAACGCCATCGATGGACAAGAGCAGATCGTAGATGCGCTGGTGCTCTGGCTCAGCCGCGATCACCCTCTTTGATCATGGTCTCGATCTGCTTGATCGACTTGTCGAGCGCGGTGATCTGCGCCTTGTCGATGCGTGTGAAGGCCGCGCGCAACGACTGGTCCACGCAATGGTCCAGGTTGCGGATCTGGGTGTGGTGCATGGTCTTGCGACGCACCAGATTCTCACGCCGGGCGAGCAGTTGCTTGAGCTTGTTGGTGCGCAGGTGATCGGCGGTTACAAGCCTGGCCTTGTCGTGGAAGCGGCGTGCGTAATCCGCGATCCGAAGTGCATCGATGCGGTCGTTCTTGCCACGCGTGGTGCCGATGCTCTTGATGATGTCCGTGGGGTGCGCAAGCCAGGTGGGAACCTCCAACCGCACGAGTGTCTCCAGCGGAAGATGCGAGTAATGGCCGGTGGGCTCCAGGCACACCAGGCATTGGTCCTTCTTCAGCCCGTACATCTTGGTCCAGCGCTTCCACATGCTGCGTAGTCCCTTCTCCGTGTTGGCCACCTTCTCTTCGGCGGTGACCTTGCCTTGTTCGTCCAGCAAGGCCACATCCAAGGTCGCCTTGCTCACATCAATGCCGATCCAGTGTCTCATGTCCGTGTACCTTTGGGTTAGACAAGTGATCGCTGGAGGGACTGAGCAATGGGCCCTGTGCTCGACAACTCTACTAGGCCACTACGCCTGGAATTCTATCCGAGCCTCAGACCCGAGTGGATCACGGGTGCCAATAAGTCCTTTAGGCCCTTGCGCCTATGCAGCGGAATGGTTCACCCGCGATCCTGCTCAGTTTCCTTCAGTGATCGTTCGCTCCCCGAAGATCTCCATCTTCGAGGCGGGCAAGTCTAGAGTTGAAGCGTTGGCCCGACCCGGCTGCACTTGAGCCGGGGCACGCCCAACCACTCATCACACCCCCAACGCCAGCACACCGGACCTGAGGTTTCCTCAACAGGAGGAGGCACCTTGCATCACCCCTCGTTGCGCGCTCATGCTCAAGAACCTCCTCCTCACCGGCTTCCGCAACCTCTGGAAGCAGAAGCTCTACACGCTGATCAACCTGATGGGCCTGGCCACGGGGCTCGCGTGCTTCGTGCTCATTGGGCTGTACGTGCAGCACCAGCGAAGCTTCGATCGGTTCGTGCCCCATGTGGATCGCGTGTACCGCGTGGTGGGCGAGATCGAGATGGAAGGCCAGGGTGAGCACTCGAGCAGCATGGTCTTCGGTCTTGGACCAACGCTCTTCAGCGACCATCCCGAGTTGATCGAGCGCTATTGCCGCTGGTTCGACTTCCAGGATCCGCAGCACACGCTGAAGGTGGGGGACAGCCTCAGCACCGACAAGATGTTCACCGAGAGCGGCCTCTACCTGGTGGACAGCACGGTGTTCGACATCTTCAACTACCCGCTATTGGTGGGCGATCCGAAGACGGCGCTCACCAAGCCCGGCAGCATCGTGCTCTCGCAGGAACTGGCGAAGAAGTACTTCGGCGACAAGGATCCCATGGGGCAGATGATGAAGTGGGACAACGCGATGGATGTGCAGGTCACAGGCATCCTCGGCGAGATCCCGCGCAACTCGCACATCCAATTCGAGGGGCTGGTCTCGTTCTACACCATCACGCAGTTCTGGCAGAAGATCGAGAAGAACAACTGGGTCTGGAACCCGTGCTGGACCTACGTACGCCTGAAAGAAGGGATCAGCGCGGCTGAAGTGAACAGGGTCTTCCCCGACTTCATCCAGAAGTATTACCCCGACTTCCTCAAGAACCAGATCGGGCATGAGCTGCAGCCGCTGGCGGGCATCCACCTCACCAGCAAACTGGATTTCGAGATGCGGCAGAACGGCGATGCGGGCAGCGTGAACATCCTCTGGGCCATCGGTTTCTTCATCATCGTGTTGGCGGGCGTGAACTTCATGAACCTCGCCACAGCACGAAGTGCGTACCGCGCGCGTGAGGTCGGTGTGCGCAAAGCAGCGGGTGCGGCGCGTGGCCAATTGATCGCGCAATTCCTGCTGGAGAGCGTGCTGATGAGTTTGCTCGCGGCGCTGATCGCCCTCGCGCTGATCCACTTGCTGATGCCCGCCTTCAACCAGCTCGCAGGTGAAGCGATGAAATTGCCGCAATTGCTCGTGCCCTACGTGCTCGGCATCGCGGTGGTCGTCGGTCTGCTCAGCGGGATCTACCCGGCCTTCTTCCTCTCCTCGTTCCAACCCGCGACCGTCCTGAAAGGCAACAGCGGCGGCACTTCACGCGGGCAAGCCTTGCGCAAGGCGTTGGTGGTGGTGCAATTCGCCATCGCGCTGGTGCTCATCATCGGCACCGTATTCGTGAAGCGCCAGCACGATCACTTGCAGAGCGTAGACCTGGGCTTCAACAAGGAGCAGGTGATCCTCATCCCCGTGCGCGCGCCGATGAGCGATGTGTACCTGGCCGTGTTCCCCGAGCTGAAGAAGATCAGCGGCGTGAAGGCCGTGAGCTGGGCCAACGACATCATCGGCAAGAAGCACAACACGCACGAGTTCAACTGGGGCACCATGGAGCAGGGCAAGTGGACCTACCTGCCGTGCCTCTACGTGAACCCCGAGTTCCAGGACGCAATGGACATCGAGCTGCTCGCTGGCCGTTGGTTCTCCCGCGACTTCCCCGGCGATGATTCGCTCAGTGTGATCGTGAACGAAACGTTCGCACGCCAAACGCATCCTGACGATCCCACCAAGGCCATCGGTGATCGCATGGACACGCCGCACGGCGAAGAACGCATCATCGCCGTCACCAAGGACTTCGCGTTCGACCCGCTCTTCAAGGCCGTGCAACCCTTCGTGTTCGACATGACCACCGATATCGGGCAATGGCTCCGATACATCTACATCCGCACCGAAGGCGGCGACCCCACGCCGGTGATCGAGGCCGCGCGCAAGGAGTGGAACAGCCGCACCACGCAATTCCCCTTCGAGTACCAGTTCCTCAACGATCAGCTCAACATGCAGTACGAAGCGCAAGGCCGCCTGGCGAAACTCGTCGGCATCTTCTCGCTGCTCGCGGTCTTCATCGCCTGCCTCGGCCTCTTCGCCCTCGCCTCCTGGACCGCCGAGAAACGCACACGCGAGATCGGCATCCGCAAAGTGATGGGCGCCGACACCGTGCGCATCACCTGGGTGGTCACGCGCGACTTCCTCTTCCTCGTGCTCATCGGCGCGCTGGTGGCAGTGCCGCTCGCGTGGTTCGGCGTGGGCCGCTGGCTGGAGAACTTCGCCTTCCGCACGCACATCGAGCCGCTGGTGTTCATCGGTGCAGGTCTGGTGGTGCTGCTGATCGCGGCGTTCACGGTGAGCTTCCGGGCGATCAGGGCGGCGCAGACGGATCCCGTGCGGGCGTTGCGGCATGAATAGGCCGGGTGTTTTCACGGTTCGACCGTCGTTCGTTGCTTTGGAACGATGAACGTGGTCCGCTTCGTCCAACAACGCGCATTCCGCTACTTCTTCGCACTGGTCTGGCTGGTGAACGGACTTTGGTGCAAAGTGCTCGGCGGGGTGCCGCGCCATGAAGTGATCGTCGGGGCGATCCTGGATAGGGATCTTGCTCCGCAATTCACGATCGCCATCGGCATCGCGGAGATCGGTATGGCCGGGTGGATCATCGCAGGTTGGCGCTACCAGCTGTGTGCCGCGTCGCAGATCGCCATCATCCTGCTCATGAACGTGATCGAATTCTTCGCTGTGCCGCACCTCTTGCTATGGGGCCGCTTGAACATCGTCTTCGCCACGCTTCTTTGTGGCTTGATCTTTTGGAACGGTTTCTCCCCAAGACGCACGGCCCATGTTTGAAGTGCTGAAGAACCATCCTTTCGGGGTGGTCGCCGACCTGGAGCGCACAGTTGTCCTCGCCTTTGCGGCCCCGGCGGAAGAGTTGGCCGCTCTGCTGCCCTCCTTTCTGGAACCGGACACGTTCAACGAGCGGTGGGGCTTTGTCGCCATGGCGGCGGTACGCACTCGCGATCTTCGCCCATCGGGATTTCCCAAGTGGTGCGGACAAGACTTCTGGTTGATCGGCTACCGCATCTTCGTTCGCTACCCCAACGCGGTTGGAAAGAGGCTACGGGGCCTCTACATCCTCGGCTCCGAAACGGATCGACGACTTATGGCTGTGCTCGGGAACCGCTTCACGCACTACGGCTATCGATACAAACCTATGACGGCTGCACTTGGCCCGCACGGCATTTCGTTGCGTGCAAAGGATGGATCGACCGCGGTGGTCGTGAAGGACGATGGCGCGGCGGTCGCGCTCCCGTCGGATTCCGTTTTCGCGGATTGGATCGAGGCGAGACGTTTCGTTGGGCCATTGCCATTCACCTTCAGCCATAATGTGCGAAAGGACCACGTGCTCATCGTGGAAGGCTCCCGCACGAACTGGCACCCAAGACCTGTCTCGGTAGTTGAGCATCGCTGCGACTTCATCACCAACCTCCGACTAAGCGAGCTCCGGCTGTCCAATGCCTTCACGATCGACCGCGTTCCCTATCACTGGAAACCGGGTATCCTGGAATCGCTCGAACGATGAGAGGCACGTACGAAGGGATGTGGAACGTGGTGCGATTCAACTGGCCGAAGTACGCGCTCGGACTGGCCGTGGTGCTGCTATTGTTGACCGGTGCTTGGTTGGTTCCCGCAATGCGAAGTGAGTTCGGAGCCTCTTGCTGCGTCGTTACGATCATGCTCATCGTTCCGCTGGTGGTCTCGTATATCATCTATGATCGATCCGACCTCTACGCCATGCCATGGCTGGGTGACCTTGGGCCGACACACCCCCGACGTGTACTAAACCTCAATGCTGGCTTCGATGAATCAAGCAGGATCCTTCGCCACCAATACCCGAACAGCGCATTGGTCGTGATCGATCTCTTCGATGCTGCTCGGTACAGCGAACCGTCCATAGCCCGGGCACGCAAGACCTATCCCCCATACCCTGACACGGTATCCGCTCCAGGTGGGCCGCTTCCGGTCCCGTGTGCATCGGTCGACCTTGCCGTGTGCTTCCTCTCACTTCATGAGCTGCGTGCGCACAAGGATCGCGTCGCTCTGCTGAAAGACATCCGACGCACCTTGACCGCTGAGGGCCGACTGGTGGTGACCGAACATCTCCGTGACCTGCCGAACATCCTTGCGTTCACGGTCGGCGTGTTCCATTTCCATTCCCGCAGGACGTGGTCGGAAGCATTTGGAGAAGCGGGATTTCGCGTCGCCTCCACCCACAGCACTGCGGGCTTCATCACCACCCACATTCTTCAAGCGGCATGACCATCCACCTGCAGATCATCGGATCGCTTTTCATGTTGCTGGCACTCATCCATGTTGGTTTCCCGCGCTATTTCGAATGGAAAAAACAGCTGGCCCCGCTCAGTCTGATCAACCGCCAGATGATGCAGGTACATACCTTCTTCATCGCGTTCGTGGTCTTCCTGATCGGACTGCTGTGCTCCAGTTCTGGGGAGGAGCTTATCGCCACACCGTTGGGACGGCGCATATGCCTTGGCCTTGGTGTGTTCTGGGGTATCCGCGCGTTGGTGCAGTGGTTCGTGTACTCAACGGAGCTCTGGCGCGGACGACGGTTCGAGACCGGGATACACGTAGTGTTCTCTGCGCTGTGGGTGTATTGTGCGGTGGTCTTTCTGCTGTGTGGTCTTGAACGCCGTTAACCTACATGGCCGTGCCCAACACGAACCATGTCGGCGGCGAATACCCGATCCACTCGGACCGTCCTCTAGGTAGCCTGTTGGCCAAGTCCCCTTCACCCCTGATTCAACACCCCGAACACCATCTCGTAATTCCCACTGCGCTCCGCATCGCGTAGCATCTTCACTCGCTCCACGAGGATCTCGCCGTGGGGAAAGGACGAGGATCGCAGGAGCTGCATCACTTCGGCGATGTATTCGGCCAAGGGCATGGCATCCGGGTCGGTGGCCTGTGCGGGTCCGGTGAGCTCGGTCTGCACGTAGGGCGGAGCGAGCTCCAGGACTTCCACATTCGTGCCACGCAACTGGTGCCGGAGCGACTGCAGCCAGGAATGCAGAAAGGCCTTGCTGCCGCAGTATGCAGGATAATCGGCGCGCGGTACGAAAGCCAGGCCGGAGGTGGTGGCCATGATGGTGGAGCTGGGCTGTCGCAGCAGCGTAGGCATCAACGCGGCCGTGAGCTGCAGCACGCTGGTGACGTTGGTCTGGATGATGTCCTCCGCCACGGCCAGTGCCTCGGTGCCCGCGCTCAGGTCCTCCTGGGCCATGATGCCGGCGTTGTTGATCAATACGTTCAACTTGGGGAAGTCGCCTTGCAAACGGGTCGCGAACGCGTGAATGGCACGGCTGTCGGTGACGTCGAGCTGCATGCCGCGCATGCCCGGATGGGCGCCGGTGATCTCATCGAGCTTTTGCTGGCGGCGGCCTGTGATGATGACCTGGTTTCCCGCCTGATGGAACTGTTCGGCGAGCGCGCGACCGATGCCGCTGGTGCCGCCGGTGATGAGCATGGTATTACTTGTCGGTTTCATGGAATGACTTGCTGGAAATGCGTGCGTTGAACCGTGATCGGCCGTTCAGTGCGCCGCCGCGATCGTCTTCGCGGAAAGCCCCACCGGCGCGGACGGGGAGGATCGGGCTCCGCCCTCGTTCAGGCCACCGGCGTCCCGGTGTCGACCTGTCGCGCTATCGGTAGAGGGCGCAAACGTACCGGGGCCGTTCGCCGGCGGTTTGCGCAAATCGATCCGATCGTTGCACGGATCCCCGGTAACGTCAAGCGCGATACGCGGAAGGGGAGATGGACGTGTGCTTCTTGAAGAAGTTCGAGAAGTGCGACACCTCCTGGAAGCCCAAGGCGAAGGCGATCTCCGACACGGTCCAATCGCTGCGCTTCAACAGGATCTTCGCTTCCTGCACCACGCGCGCATTGATCAGGTCCGTGGTGGGCACACCGTTCGTTC
Protein-coding sequences here:
- a CDS encoding efflux RND transporter periplasmic adaptor subunit, producing MMRTTTIGLAVPLLLAACGGSEEQAAGGGPMPPMAVQVHVLKGEPLDNAITTTGTLMANEEVELVSELAGRITQIGFEEGGSVGAGQVLVRINDDELQAQLRKAEANLKLATDDEGRKKQLLAVSGISQEQYDASQAALAGLQADADDLRARIAKSTIRAPFSGKVGLRSVSEGGYVASNTIIARLQQTDPMKIEFAVPERYGRTMRPGAAITFTLEGDTATYAGAVYAVDPSVDAATRTVKVRARSANKDGRLIPGAFAKVDVRLERINDALVIPAEALIPDIQGQKVLLMKGGKAVSARVQLGNRSANSVQLTSGVQAGDSVIVTGLLALRDGAAVRALTRQAETKEVNGE
- a CDS encoding MarR family transcriptional regulator — its product is MPTSSLGYWCSIAAHQYFARLQEKLAHLDITHWFYVLLTIEEAEGKLSQQELADRLNLDKVAMTRALDHLGEKGYVERCDCEGDRRKYLIKLTPKARPAVKAIRKAYEELNEEAMKGLKKADRTVFLEQLMMTVKNLRGENPPAVVTTKRVNA
- a CDS encoding IS110 family transposase, which produces MIAAEPEHQRIYDLLLSIDGVGPVLAAHLLALTEGFLRFKTARELACHAGVAPFEYSSGSSIRGKTRVSKQAQPTLKYLLHMAAVGCTARKGELQDYWKRKVAEGKHKMSVLNAIRNKLIHRICAVIERGTPFVRRTEPAAA
- a CDS encoding transposase, whose amino-acid sequence is MRHWIGIDVSKATLDVALLDEQGKVTAEEKVANTEKGLRSMWKRWTKMYGLKKDQCLVCLEPTGHYSHLPLETLVRLEVPTWLAHPTDIIKSIGTTRGKNDRIDALRIADYARRFHDKARLVTADHLRTNKLKQLLARRENLVRRKTMHHTQIRNLDHCVDQSLRAAFTRIDKAQITALDKSIKQIETMIKEGDRG
- a CDS encoding ABC transporter permease, with product MLKNLLLTGFRNLWKQKLYTLINLMGLATGLACFVLIGLYVQHQRSFDRFVPHVDRVYRVVGEIEMEGQGEHSSSMVFGLGPTLFSDHPELIERYCRWFDFQDPQHTLKVGDSLSTDKMFTESGLYLVDSTVFDIFNYPLLVGDPKTALTKPGSIVLSQELAKKYFGDKDPMGQMMKWDNAMDVQVTGILGEIPRNSHIQFEGLVSFYTITQFWQKIEKNNWVWNPCWTYVRLKEGISAAEVNRVFPDFIQKYYPDFLKNQIGHELQPLAGIHLTSKLDFEMRQNGDAGSVNILWAIGFFIIVLAGVNFMNLATARSAYRAREVGVRKAAGAARGQLIAQFLLESVLMSLLAALIALALIHLLMPAFNQLAGEAMKLPQLLVPYVLGIAVVVGLLSGIYPAFFLSSFQPATVLKGNSGGTSRGQALRKALVVVQFAIALVLIIGTVFVKRQHDHLQSVDLGFNKEQVILIPVRAPMSDVYLAVFPELKKISGVKAVSWANDIIGKKHNTHEFNWGTMEQGKWTYLPCLYVNPEFQDAMDIELLAGRWFSRDFPGDDSLSVIVNETFARQTHPDDPTKAIGDRMDTPHGEERIIAVTKDFAFDPLFKAVQPFVFDMTTDIGQWLRYIYIRTEGGDPTPVIEAARKEWNSRTTQFPFEYQFLNDQLNMQYEAQGRLAKLVGIFSLLAVFIACLGLFALASWTAEKRTREIGIRKVMGADTVRITWVVTRDFLFLVLIGALVAVPLAWFGVGRWLENFAFRTHIEPLVFIGAGLVVLLIAAFTVSFRAIRAAQTDPVRALRHE
- a CDS encoding DoxX-like family protein produces the protein MNVVRFVQQRAFRYFFALVWLVNGLWCKVLGGVPRHEVIVGAILDRDLAPQFTIAIGIAEIGMAGWIIAGWRYQLCAASQIAIILLMNVIEFFAVPHLLLWGRLNIVFATLLCGLIFWNGFSPRRTAHV
- a CDS encoding DUF2071 domain-containing protein, translating into MFEVLKNHPFGVVADLERTVVLAFAAPAEELAALLPSFLEPDTFNERWGFVAMAAVRTRDLRPSGFPKWCGQDFWLIGYRIFVRYPNAVGKRLRGLYILGSETDRRLMAVLGNRFTHYGYRYKPMTAALGPHGISLRAKDGSTAVVVKDDGAAVALPSDSVFADWIEARRFVGPLPFTFSHNVRKDHVLIVEGSRTNWHPRPVSVVEHRCDFITNLRLSELRLSNAFTIDRVPYHWKPGILESLER
- a CDS encoding methyltransferase domain-containing protein, whose translation is MRGTYEGMWNVVRFNWPKYALGLAVVLLLLTGAWLVPAMRSEFGASCCVVTIMLIVPLVVSYIIYDRSDLYAMPWLGDLGPTHPRRVLNLNAGFDESSRILRHQYPNSALVVIDLFDAARYSEPSIARARKTYPPYPDTVSAPGGPLPVPCASVDLAVCFLSLHELRAHKDRVALLKDIRRTLTAEGRLVVTEHLRDLPNILAFTVGVFHFHSRRTWSEAFGEAGFRVASTHSTAGFITTHILQAA
- a CDS encoding SDR family oxidoreductase; the protein is MKPTSNTMLITGGTSGIGRALAEQFHQAGNQVIITGRRQQKLDEITGAHPGMRGMQLDVTDSRAIHAFATRLQGDFPKLNVLINNAGIMAQEDLSAGTEALAVAEDIIQTNVTSVLQLTAALMPTLLRQPSSTIMATTSGLAFVPRADYPAYCGSKAFLHSWLQSLRHQLRGTNVEVLELAPPYVQTELTGPAQATDPDAMPLAEYIAEVMQLLRSSSFPHGEILVERVKMLRDAERSGNYEMVFGVLNQG